The Rhodococcus triatomae genome includes a window with the following:
- the lpdA gene encoding dihydrolipoyl dehydrogenase: MTSHYDVVVLGAGPGGYVAAIRAAQLGLSTAIVEKKYWGGVCLNVGCIPSKALLRNAELAHLFTKEAKTFGISGEASFDFGAAFDRSRKVADGRVKGVHFLMKKNKITEYDGLGSFTDANTLSVELSKGGTETITFDNAIIATGSVTKLLPGTSLSDNVVTYEEQILTRDLPKSIVIVGAGAIGMEFGYVLKNYGVDVTIVEFLDRALPNEDADVSKEITKAYKKLGITIRTGAAVQSITDEGDSVSVAIKDNKSGEVDTVVVDKVLQSVGFAPRVEGYGLENTGVQLTDRGAIEIDEYMHTSVPHIYAIGDVTAKLQLAHVAEAQGVVAAEVIGGAETMPLGDYRMMPRATFCQPQVASFGLTEAQAIVEGYDVKVATFPFTANGKAHGLGDPTGFVKLVADKKYGELLGGHLIGPDVSELLPELTLAQKWDLTVNELARNVHTHPTLSEALQEAIHGLAGHMINF; encoded by the coding sequence GTGACCTCACACTATGACGTCGTTGTCCTCGGAGCCGGTCCCGGTGGGTACGTCGCTGCTATCCGCGCGGCACAGCTGGGATTGAGCACCGCCATTGTCGAGAAGAAGTACTGGGGCGGTGTCTGCCTGAACGTCGGCTGCATCCCGTCCAAGGCACTTCTCCGGAACGCCGAGCTTGCGCACCTCTTCACGAAAGAGGCCAAGACGTTCGGTATCTCCGGCGAAGCGTCCTTCGATTTCGGCGCCGCCTTCGACCGCAGCCGCAAGGTCGCGGACGGGCGCGTCAAGGGCGTTCACTTCTTGATGAAGAAGAACAAGATCACCGAGTACGACGGGCTCGGGTCGTTCACCGACGCGAACACGCTGTCGGTCGAGCTGTCGAAGGGTGGCACCGAGACCATCACCTTCGACAACGCGATCATCGCGACCGGTTCGGTGACGAAGCTGCTGCCGGGGACGTCGCTCAGCGACAACGTGGTGACCTACGAGGAGCAGATCCTCACCCGTGACCTGCCGAAGTCGATCGTCATCGTCGGCGCCGGCGCGATCGGTATGGAGTTCGGCTACGTCCTGAAGAACTACGGCGTCGACGTCACGATCGTCGAGTTCCTCGATCGGGCCCTGCCCAACGAGGACGCGGACGTCTCCAAGGAGATCACCAAGGCGTACAAGAAGCTGGGCATCACGATCCGTACCGGTGCCGCGGTCCAGTCGATCACCGACGAGGGCGACAGTGTCTCGGTGGCGATCAAGGACAACAAGTCCGGAGAGGTCGACACGGTCGTCGTGGACAAGGTCCTGCAGTCCGTGGGGTTCGCTCCCCGTGTGGAGGGCTACGGACTCGAGAACACCGGAGTGCAGCTCACCGATCGCGGTGCCATCGAGATCGACGAGTACATGCACACCAGCGTCCCGCACATCTACGCGATCGGCGACGTCACCGCCAAGCTGCAGCTCGCGCACGTCGCCGAGGCACAGGGTGTCGTCGCCGCGGAGGTGATCGGCGGTGCCGAGACGATGCCGCTCGGTGACTACCGGATGATGCCGCGCGCCACCTTCTGTCAGCCGCAGGTCGCCAGCTTCGGGCTCACCGAGGCGCAGGCGATCGTCGAGGGGTACGACGTCAAGGTGGCGACCTTCCCGTTCACCGCGAACGGCAAGGCCCACGGACTGGGCGACCCGACCGGCTTCGTCAAGCTCGTCGCCGACAAGAAGTACGGGGAACTCCTCGGCGGCCATCTCATCGGCCCCGACGTCTCCGAGCTGCTGCCCGAGTTGACTCTGGCGCAGAAGTGGGACCTCACCGTCAACGAACTGGCGCGCAACGTCCACACGCACCCCACCCTCAGTGAGGCATTGCAGGAGGCCATTCACGGCCTCGCGGGGCACATGATCAACTTCTGA
- a CDS encoding ESX secretion-associated protein EspG — translation MNGAQFGGLWLDHRVEGYPFPFQIVTGYRSVEELTEFHRSVREAFAGPAHDSLRAAVRVLAEPEVHVAVSGRTIDAEPLRLIAAQVQSFVALAVQLPGPGPMHGGDVVVAYGTAGRLGGQIVGALPANAAGRRQFAPRAAETEPEYDYSASVLSAVATAPARPRLESAVEKSHAGDGVIRVWSGLRHERGREVGTVKWIDLAGDGRYAIGPRDRNTARPAGPDTLAATVDAMIREGLAAARDEFTS, via the coding sequence ATGAACGGTGCACAGTTCGGTGGTCTGTGGCTCGACCACCGGGTGGAGGGCTACCCCTTCCCCTTCCAGATCGTCACCGGCTATCGCTCGGTGGAAGAGTTGACCGAGTTCCATCGCTCCGTGCGGGAGGCATTCGCCGGTCCCGCGCACGATTCGCTGCGCGCGGCCGTACGTGTCCTCGCCGAACCGGAAGTCCACGTGGCGGTCTCGGGACGCACGATCGACGCCGAGCCCCTCCGCCTCATCGCGGCCCAGGTACAGAGTTTCGTGGCACTTGCCGTCCAACTTCCGGGGCCGGGCCCGATGCACGGCGGGGACGTCGTCGTCGCCTACGGAACCGCGGGGCGCCTCGGCGGGCAGATCGTCGGCGCGTTGCCCGCGAACGCCGCAGGAAGACGCCAGTTCGCACCGCGCGCTGCAGAAACCGAACCGGAGTACGACTACTCGGCGAGTGTTCTGTCGGCCGTCGCCACCGCCCCGGCCCGTCCTCGCCTCGAGTCGGCAGTCGAGAAGTCCCATGCCGGTGATGGTGTGATTCGGGTGTGGAGCGGGCTGCGGCACGAACGCGGACGCGAGGTCGGCACGGTGAAGTGGATCGACCTCGCGGGCGACGGCCGCTACGCCATCGGCCCTCGGGACCGGAACACGGCCCGGCCGGCCGGGCCCGACACCCTCGCTGCCACAGTGGATGCCATGATCCGCGAGGGGCTGGCTGCTGCTCGGGACGAGTTCACCTCATGA
- a CDS encoding DUF5709 domain-containing protein — protein sequence MTYPSDSTREGDDADFTVDEDNQLQPEDSLVDRGVDDVLDEGYSPPDRPPKGYALTDSEERAEETLDERLAEEEPDVGADPDAPQYVEDREIGARRAGRLLAEDEGVAEDTEDELVATDVGIDGGAASAEEAAVHVIDDEYDGESRDADG from the coding sequence ATGACGTACCCGAGCGACAGCACGCGCGAAGGCGACGACGCCGACTTCACCGTCGACGAGGACAACCAGCTCCAGCCCGAGGACTCGCTCGTCGACCGAGGTGTCGACGACGTGCTCGACGAGGGGTATTCGCCGCCGGACCGGCCTCCGAAGGGGTATGCCCTCACCGACTCCGAGGAGCGCGCGGAGGAGACCCTCGACGAGCGGCTGGCCGAGGAGGAGCCCGACGTCGGCGCCGACCCCGACGCTCCGCAGTACGTGGAGGACCGGGAGATCGGCGCGCGCCGCGCCGGCCGTCTGCTCGCGGAGGACGAGGGCGTCGCCGAGGACACCGAGGACGAACTCGTGGCTACGGACGTCGGAATCGACGGCGGGGCCGCGTCGGCGGAGGAAGCCGCCGTCCACGTCATCGACGACGAGTACGACGGCGAGAGTCGCGACGCGGACGGTTGA
- a CDS encoding SDR family NAD(P)-dependent oxidoreductase: protein MANTKVTTSGWTHHDGAALVVGGTGGIGAAIVRMLAERGARVVFTYRGNVAAARALEDSVPGARGVRLDLADPDAVADVVGEAAREPERLHTLVYAAGPPVPQRHLSTIAPERFREQLIDDAAGLFAVIHAALPALRRSRGAIVAVTSAATGRYAARDGLSVIPKSAVESLVRGIAVEEGRFGIRANCVGPGMLSDGMAETLVASGDLDDRALEAARRNTPLRRFGSSRDIAEAVCFLASDAAGFVSGQKLDVDGGYSA, encoded by the coding sequence GTGGCGAACACGAAGGTGACGACATCCGGCTGGACGCACCACGACGGTGCCGCGCTGGTCGTGGGTGGGACCGGCGGCATCGGGGCAGCGATCGTCCGGATGCTGGCCGAACGCGGAGCGCGCGTCGTCTTCACCTATCGCGGCAACGTGGCGGCGGCCCGTGCGCTCGAGGACTCGGTGCCCGGTGCCCGCGGTGTCCGGCTCGACCTCGCCGACCCGGACGCCGTCGCGGACGTCGTCGGCGAGGCGGCCCGGGAACCGGAGCGGCTGCACACGCTCGTCTACGCCGCCGGCCCACCGGTACCGCAACGACACCTGAGCACGATCGCACCCGAACGCTTCCGCGAACAGTTGATCGACGACGCCGCCGGGCTGTTCGCCGTGATCCACGCCGCGCTCCCCGCGCTGCGCCGGTCTCGCGGCGCGATCGTGGCGGTGACCTCCGCGGCCACCGGGCGCTACGCCGCCCGCGACGGGCTGTCGGTGATCCCCAAGAGTGCCGTGGAGTCGCTCGTCCGCGGCATCGCCGTGGAGGAAGGCCGGTTCGGTATCCGCGCCAACTGCGTCGGGCCGGGAATGCTCTCCGACGGCATGGCCGAAACCCTGGTCGCCTCGGGGGATCTCGATGACAGGGCACTCGAAGCAGCGAGGCGGAACACCCCGCTGCGCCGCTTCGGGTCGAGCCGCGACATCGCCGAGGCCGTCTGCTTCCTCGCCTCGGATGCCGCCGGATTCGTCAGCGGACAGAAGCTCGACGTCGACGGCGGATACAGCGCCTGA
- a CDS encoding CocE/NonD family hydrolase, giving the protein MLAPSAIAFSVVLACSMSWGAGGAAAEPAPGASSQVLYFDLDTGPEHDRQRCTVVGELFTPAGASSATPVPAVLTTNGFARSYEDQLDIARSLSAEGYAVLAYSGLGFGGSGCRVTMDHPDYDGRAASQLVSFLGGADGIAYADPELTVAVPGLDHVVRDETDHHGNPSEHDPRVGMIGGSYGGGVQFAAASVDPRIDTLVPMITWNDLSHSLQPNGAHQVDGVTSSVTGATKVRWAATLFAGGVASAGFDDGYVADPTRLTGCPNYPPFMCEAIAQTAATGTVDDRVLESFREASVASYLDRISVPVFLTQGYRDTLFTLNEAVATYEGLRARDVPVKMLWHEWGHDQLVPEPGDFGFDYDDRPPFQTRRILDWFDHYLRDVPVDTGPEFEYFRPWAQYDGDTEPAYGSAASYPVGSDRDYHLSADGVLASEPGQQGTRTLTAGPLPVLTDTLGDVDRVEWTTHPLTAPVDVVGVPRATLQFDSPGESIVFVSVADVAPDGTSTVIGDLVTPVRTGPGRVDVQLAGIAHRFEAGHAIRLTVTGADPEFVGQMTLAPVTLGSGQTLTLPTVG; this is encoded by the coding sequence GTGCTCGCCCCGTCCGCGATCGCATTCTCCGTCGTCCTCGCCTGTTCGATGTCATGGGGAGCCGGTGGTGCTGCGGCGGAGCCCGCACCCGGCGCGTCGTCGCAGGTGCTCTACTTCGACCTCGACACGGGTCCGGAGCACGACCGGCAGCGGTGCACCGTCGTCGGAGAACTGTTCACCCCCGCAGGGGCGAGCAGTGCCACGCCCGTACCCGCGGTACTCACCACCAACGGGTTCGCTCGTTCCTACGAGGACCAGCTGGACATCGCCCGGTCGCTGTCCGCCGAGGGATACGCCGTGCTCGCGTATTCCGGGCTCGGGTTCGGTGGCAGCGGCTGCCGGGTCACCATGGATCATCCGGACTACGACGGACGGGCCGCGTCCCAGCTGGTGAGTTTCCTCGGCGGTGCAGACGGAATCGCCTATGCGGACCCCGAGCTCACCGTCGCGGTTCCCGGTCTCGACCATGTCGTCCGTGACGAGACCGACCACCACGGCAACCCGTCGGAACACGATCCGAGGGTCGGCATGATCGGCGGTTCCTACGGAGGTGGCGTCCAGTTCGCCGCCGCGAGTGTCGATCCCAGGATCGACACCCTCGTGCCGATGATCACCTGGAACGATCTGTCGCATTCGCTGCAGCCGAACGGTGCGCACCAGGTCGACGGAGTCACTTCGTCCGTCACCGGGGCGACCAAGGTGCGGTGGGCGGCCACGCTTTTCGCCGGTGGAGTCGCCAGCGCAGGATTCGACGACGGATACGTCGCGGACCCCACCCGGCTCACCGGATGCCCCAACTATCCACCGTTCATGTGCGAGGCGATCGCGCAGACCGCGGCGACCGGCACCGTCGACGACCGGGTCCTGGAGTCGTTCCGTGAGGCGTCCGTCGCGTCCTACCTCGACCGCATCTCGGTGCCCGTGTTCCTCACCCAGGGATACCGCGACACGCTGTTCACGCTCAACGAGGCGGTCGCCACCTACGAGGGGCTGCGCGCCCGCGACGTCCCGGTGAAGATGCTCTGGCACGAATGGGGACACGACCAGCTCGTACCGGAGCCGGGTGACTTCGGCTTCGACTACGACGACCGGCCACCGTTCCAGACCCGGCGGATCCTCGACTGGTTCGACCACTATCTGCGGGATGTCCCGGTCGACACGGGCCCGGAGTTCGAATACTTCCGCCCGTGGGCGCAGTACGACGGCGACACCGAGCCGGCCTACGGTTCGGCAGCGAGCTACCCGGTCGGATCGGACCGGGACTACCATCTCTCCGCCGACGGTGTTCTCGCCTCGGAACCGGGGCAGCAGGGCACGCGCACCCTCACCGCAGGGCCGCTCCCGGTGCTGACCGATACTCTCGGGGACGTCGACCGAGTCGAGTGGACGACGCACCCGTTGACTGCTCCGGTGGACGTGGTCGGTGTGCCCCGGGCAACGCTGCAGTTCGACAGCCCGGGCGAGAGCATCGTGTTCGTCTCCGTGGCCGATGTGGCACCGGACGGGACGTCCACGGTGATCGGCGATCTGGTCACCCCGGTACGGACCGGGCCGGGGCGGGTGGATGTGCAGCTCGCGGGGATTGCGCACCGATTCGAGGCCGGACACGCGATCCGGCTCACGGTGACGGGTGCCGATCCCGAGTTCGTGGGCCAGATGACGCTCGCGCCGGTCACGCTCGGATCCGGCCAGACGCTGACACTTCCGACCGTCGGCTGA
- the atzF gene encoding allophanate hydrolase: MVHTVGAPSPTARVHAAFDRIVEVDRPEVWITLRAREDVLADAEAVESRLAAGEELVLAGLLVAVKDNVDVAGLPTTAACPEFGRTAERTATAVDRLTAQGAVVLGKTNLDQFATGLVGTRSPYGAVRASWDPERVSGGSSSGSAVAVALGIADIGIGTDTAGSGRVPAAFNGLVGIKATLGIIPATGVVPACADFDALTVFAADLATATSAARVMAGPDAADPRSRAWPADVRLAARVRRRVAVPRPQDLEPLSPQYRAAFDDTVAELRDKQVEIETVDVSPLLEAARLLYDGAVVAERYAAVGEFLATAPAGADPTVAAIIAAAQRPSGHEFAADLDALARTRADAVSLLAGFDALLLPTTTEQPTIAEVHAEPVAINRRMGTYTNFCNLLDMAAVAVPGESTAEGAPFGVMFVVPAFGDQVAIDLAATLLGVPSPEFVGESVELAVFGAHLRGQPLHFQLDDLGARFVNTVTTTDAYRLTALATTPPKPGLVRRGPGLGEPIAGEVFRLSPGGLGRFLAALPAPMALTSVELSDGHSVVGFSCTHDAIVDAADITEFGSWPAYLAASNS, translated from the coding sequence GTGGTGCACACCGTCGGTGCACCGTCTCCCACCGCGCGCGTCCACGCGGCGTTCGACCGGATCGTCGAGGTGGACCGGCCCGAGGTGTGGATCACGCTGCGCGCCCGCGAGGACGTGCTCGCCGACGCCGAGGCGGTCGAATCCCGCCTCGCCGCCGGTGAGGAGTTGGTGCTGGCCGGGTTGTTGGTGGCCGTCAAGGACAACGTCGATGTCGCGGGCCTGCCGACGACGGCGGCCTGCCCCGAGTTCGGTCGCACCGCCGAGCGCACGGCCACCGCGGTGGACCGCCTGACCGCACAGGGCGCGGTCGTTCTGGGGAAGACGAACCTGGACCAGTTCGCGACCGGCCTGGTCGGCACCCGCAGCCCGTACGGTGCGGTGCGCGCGTCGTGGGACCCCGAACGCGTGTCCGGCGGTTCCAGCTCGGGTTCGGCGGTCGCCGTGGCCCTCGGGATCGCCGATATCGGAATCGGTACGGACACTGCCGGTTCCGGGCGGGTTCCGGCAGCGTTCAACGGTTTGGTGGGAATCAAGGCGACGCTGGGCATCATCCCGGCCACGGGCGTGGTCCCCGCGTGCGCCGACTTCGACGCGCTCACCGTGTTCGCGGCCGATCTCGCCACCGCCACCTCGGCGGCGCGCGTCATGGCCGGCCCGGACGCGGCGGACCCGCGCAGCCGCGCGTGGCCCGCGGACGTCCGGCTCGCCGCCCGTGTCCGGCGTCGGGTCGCGGTGCCGCGACCGCAGGATCTCGAACCGCTGTCCCCGCAGTACCGGGCCGCCTTCGACGACACCGTCGCCGAATTGCGGGACAAGCAGGTGGAGATCGAGACCGTCGACGTCTCGCCGCTGCTCGAGGCGGCCCGTCTGCTCTACGACGGCGCCGTCGTCGCCGAGCGGTATGCGGCCGTCGGCGAGTTCCTCGCGACCGCCCCTGCCGGTGCGGACCCGACGGTCGCGGCCATCATCGCGGCCGCGCAGCGGCCGTCCGGGCACGAGTTCGCCGCCGACCTCGACGCCCTCGCCCGCACACGCGCGGACGCCGTGTCGCTGCTGGCCGGGTTCGACGCGCTGTTGCTGCCGACCACCACCGAGCAGCCGACGATCGCCGAGGTACACGCGGAACCCGTCGCGATCAACCGGAGGATGGGGACCTACACCAACTTCTGCAATCTGCTGGACATGGCGGCAGTCGCCGTACCCGGAGAATCCACCGCGGAGGGCGCTCCGTTCGGCGTGATGTTCGTCGTCCCCGCGTTCGGCGACCAGGTGGCGATCGATCTGGCCGCGACGTTGCTCGGTGTGCCGTCACCGGAATTCGTCGGTGAGAGCGTCGAACTCGCGGTGTTCGGTGCGCATCTGCGCGGGCAGCCGCTCCACTTCCAGTTGGACGACCTCGGCGCCCGGTTCGTGAACACGGTCACGACCACCGACGCCTACCGTCTCACCGCCCTCGCGACGACTCCCCCGAAGCCGGGCCTGGTACGCCGGGGTCCTGGCCTGGGCGAACCGATCGCCGGCGAGGTGTTCCGGCTCTCGCCGGGAGGGCTCGGCCGGTTCCTCGCGGCGCTGCCGGCACCGATGGCACTGACCAGCGTGGAGCTGTCCGACGGCCACTCTGTCGTCGGATTCAGCTGCACGCACGACGCGATCGTCGACGCCGCCGACATCACCGAGTTCGGTAGCTGGCCTGCGTACCTGGCGGCGTCGAACTCCTGA
- a CDS encoding DUF3558 family protein: MTHSRSLAVFGALGVLTVTALTSCGTDTDSPTATTTSAAPIPITYHPCDDLSFDALEEVGFSVRSPYRTDRQNPISHECTFAHRDPGYGASFSAMGRTFDDVVADQRLEEHTRIQINGRDVSIADFTGGSNCLATMDIEPGVLQFSVTYSPTSDRPDEDITTIEQACSEAERILTALAPHLPDRL, translated from the coding sequence GTGACCCACTCGCGCTCCCTCGCCGTCTTCGGCGCACTCGGTGTCCTCACCGTCACCGCACTCACCTCCTGCGGCACCGATACCGACTCGCCCACCGCCACAACCACCAGCGCGGCACCGATCCCGATCACCTACCACCCCTGCGACGACCTCTCCTTCGACGCACTCGAAGAAGTGGGCTTCTCCGTGAGAAGCCCCTACCGCACCGACCGACAGAACCCGATCTCCCACGAATGCACCTTCGCCCATCGCGACCCCGGCTACGGAGCCAGCTTCTCCGCCATGGGCCGCACCTTCGACGACGTCGTCGCAGACCAACGCCTCGAAGAACACACCCGCATCCAGATCAACGGCCGCGACGTATCCATCGCCGACTTCACCGGCGGCTCCAACTGCCTCGCCACCATGGACATCGAACCCGGCGTCCTCCAGTTCTCCGTCACCTACTCCCCCACCTCGGACCGCCCAGACGAAGACATCACCACCATCGAACAGGCCTGCAGCGAAGCCGAACGCATCCTCACCGCGCTCGCACCCCACCTCCCCGACCGGCTCTAG
- a CDS encoding STAS domain-containing protein codes for MTAIATKKVATHDLLAGALASRNHNTCDPSVTIASCATAEFTGVAITPRLVLVSVRGDIDLCSADALRDFARDQCGESTDVLLDLSRVQFFGTAGLAVFTGLERATRGFGRAWALVGGRPVHRLLRAVGQTDLFPCFEALDAALVSLGSRHDAPAARTTP; via the coding sequence ATGACTGCTATCGCTACCAAGAAGGTCGCCACCCATGACCTCCTCGCCGGAGCCCTTGCGTCACGGAATCATAACACATGTGATCCCAGCGTTACCATAGCGTCTTGCGCCACAGCGGAGTTCACCGGTGTCGCGATCACGCCGCGTCTCGTGCTCGTCAGTGTTCGAGGGGACATCGACCTGTGCAGTGCCGATGCGCTGCGCGACTTCGCCCGCGACCAGTGCGGCGAATCGACCGATGTGCTGCTGGATCTCTCGCGAGTCCAGTTCTTCGGCACCGCCGGCCTCGCCGTCTTCACGGGGCTGGAGCGGGCGACTCGTGGGTTCGGCCGGGCCTGGGCGCTCGTCGGAGGTCGGCCCGTGCACCGCTTGCTCCGTGCGGTGGGGCAGACGGACCTGTTCCCGTGCTTCGAAGCACTCGACGCGGCCCTCGTCTCGCTCGGCTCGCGCCACGACGCCCCCGCCGCACGTACGACGCCCTGA